In Vibrio japonicus, one DNA window encodes the following:
- the pyrB gene encoding aspartate carbamoyltransferase yields MTNTLYNKHIISIPELSREELELIVKTAGELKAEPNPDLIKNKVIASCFFEPSTRTRLSFETAIQRIGGDVIGFDNGGNTSLAKKGETLADSVQVISSYVDAFVMRHPQEGAARLASEFSNGVPVINAGDGANQHPTQTLLDLFSIAETQGRLDNLNVAFVGDLKYGRTVHSLTQALAKFNNIRFFFIAPEALAMPDYICEELDEAGIEYSLHTDMESVIPELDVLYMTRVQKERFDESEYAHIKSAYVLTASMLEGARENLKVLHPLPRVDEITVDVDKTPHAYYFQQAENGVYAREALLALVLNQSL; encoded by the coding sequence ATGACGAACACGCTTTACAACAAGCATATTATCTCGATTCCTGAACTCTCGCGTGAAGAGCTGGAATTGATTGTCAAAACTGCTGGTGAACTCAAAGCCGAGCCAAACCCAGATCTGATCAAAAACAAAGTGATCGCAAGCTGCTTCTTTGAGCCTTCAACTCGTACTCGACTGTCATTTGAAACCGCGATTCAACGTATCGGTGGTGACGTCATAGGTTTTGACAACGGTGGTAATACATCTCTTGCGAAAAAAGGCGAAACACTGGCAGATTCAGTCCAAGTTATTTCTTCTTATGTCGATGCGTTCGTTATGCGTCACCCACAGGAAGGCGCAGCTCGCCTGGCTTCAGAATTCTCAAATGGCGTACCCGTTATTAACGCGGGCGATGGTGCAAACCAACACCCAACTCAAACACTGCTCGACCTATTTTCAATTGCCGAAACGCAAGGCCGCCTAGATAACTTAAATGTCGCGTTTGTCGGTGACTTGAAATACGGTCGCACCGTGCATTCTTTGACTCAAGCACTGGCTAAGTTCAACAACATCCGCTTCTTCTTTATTGCGCCAGAAGCTCTGGCCATGCCGGATTACATCTGCGAAGAGTTGGACGAAGCAGGCATTGAATACAGCCTACATACCGACATGGAAAGCGTGATCCCAGAATTGGACGTGCTATACATGACACGTGTACAAAAAGAGCGTTTTGACGAGTCTGAATACGCACACATCAAATCAGCGTACGTCCTTACGGCTTCTATGTTGGAAGGTGCGCGCGAGAACCTGAAAGTGCTGCACCCACTACCGCGCGTCGATGAAATCACAGTCGACGTTGATAAAACGCCACACGCTTACTATTTCCAACAAGCTGAAAATGGCGTTTACGCACGCGAAGCGCTTTTAGCACTAGTACTGAACCAATCACTGTAA
- a CDS encoding TAXI family TRAP transporter solute-binding subunit translates to MAFNKLIKVGAIAAAVMGAGAVSAQEFITIGTGSVTGVYYPTGGAICKLVNKGRKDHNIRCSVESTGGSIYNVNTIRAGELDFGIVQSDWQYHGYNGTSKFAEQGPYKDLRAVFSLHTEPFNIIARTDSGIENVSDLEGKRVNIGNPGSGDRATMGVVMEAMGWTNDSFKLASELKGSERSQALCDNKIDAFVYVVGHPNGSIKEATTSCDAKLISASGAKIDEIVAKNPYYAYSTVPAGMYRGTDKDVNSFGVAATMVTTTNVSDDVAYNVAKAVFEDFDTFKRLHPAFANLKKEDMVKAGLSIPLHPGAVKYYKEVGLLK, encoded by the coding sequence ATGGCATTTAACAAACTTATCAAAGTTGGCGCTATTGCAGCTGCAGTTATGGGTGCTGGCGCGGTTAGCGCTCAGGAATTCATCACTATTGGTACTGGTTCAGTAACAGGTGTTTATTACCCAACTGGTGGTGCAATCTGTAAACTGGTTAACAAAGGCCGTAAAGACCACAACATCCGCTGTTCAGTGGAGTCAACGGGCGGTTCAATCTACAACGTCAACACGATTCGTGCTGGCGAGCTAGATTTCGGTATTGTGCAGTCTGATTGGCAATACCACGGTTACAACGGCACAAGTAAGTTTGCTGAGCAAGGCCCGTACAAAGATTTACGCGCTGTGTTCTCTCTACACACAGAACCTTTCAACATCATTGCTCGCACGGACTCTGGTATCGAAAATGTTTCAGATCTAGAAGGTAAACGTGTCAACATCGGTAACCCTGGTTCTGGTGACCGTGCGACAATGGGTGTCGTAATGGAAGCAATGGGCTGGACAAACGACAGCTTCAAACTTGCATCTGAGCTTAAAGGCTCTGAGCGTTCCCAAGCACTTTGTGATAATAAAATTGACGCATTTGTATACGTGGTTGGTCATCCAAACGGATCAATCAAAGAAGCAACAACATCATGTGATGCGAAGCTAATTTCAGCTTCTGGTGCAAAAATTGATGAAATTGTCGCGAAAAACCCTTACTACGCATACAGCACGGTACCTGCCGGCATGTACCGTGGTACAGACAAAGACGTTAATAGCTTTGGTGTAGCAGCAACTATGGTAACCACGACCAATGTTTCTGACGACGTTGCGTACAATGTTGCTAAAGCCGTATTCGAAGACTTCGATACATTCAAACGCCTTCACCCTGCATTTGCTAACTTGAAGAAAGAAGACATGGTTAAAGCAGGTCTTTCTATTCCTCTACACCCAGGTGCCGTGAAGTACTACAAAGAAGTCGGTCTACTTAAATAA
- a CDS encoding RidA family protein yields the protein MTKVLHTESAPAAIGPYIQGVDLGNMVLTSGQIPVNPATGEVSADIAEQARQSLDNVKAVVEASGLTVADIVKLTVFVKDLNDFGTVNEVYGKFFDEHNVEHYPARSCVEVARLPKDVGIEIEAIAVRK from the coding sequence ATGACTAAAGTACTTCACACAGAATCTGCTCCTGCTGCAATCGGTCCATACATCCAAGGTGTTGACCTAGGTAATATGGTTCTAACTTCAGGCCAAATCCCTGTAAACCCTGCAACTGGTGAAGTATCAGCGGATATCGCAGAACAAGCACGTCAGTCTCTTGATAACGTAAAAGCCGTTGTTGAAGCTTCTGGTCTAACTGTTGCTGACATCGTTAAACTAACGGTATTCGTTAAAGACCTAAACGACTTTGGCACAGTAAACGAAGTGTACGGTAAGTTCTTTGACGAGCACAACGTAGAGCACTACCCAGCACGTTCTTGTGTAGAAGTTGCTCGCCTACCTAAAGATGTAGGTATCGAAATTGAAGCTATCGCAGTACGTAAGTAA
- a CDS encoding TRAP transporter permease, whose translation MSQTNSSSQDVQDMVAQADTGARNPKGIPGRILWFVPLCWSLFQLWYASPLPFIFNFGVLNDTEARSIHLMFAVFLAFTAYPALKHSPRDHIPLVDWILALLGSFSAAYIFLFYTELAERSGAPTTLDIVVAVTGMVLLLEATRRALGPPLMVVAAVFLLYTFGGPHMPDVIAHKGASLNKAMSHLWLTTEGVFGVALGVSTSFVFLFVLFGAMLERAGAGAYFIKVAFSLLGHMRGGPAKAAVVASGLSGLVSGSSIANVVTTGTFTIPLMKRVGFPGTKAGAVEVAASTNGQLTPPIMGAAAFLMVEYVGISYVEVIKAALLPALISYIALIYIVHLEACKAGMTGLPRRHNPTLIQGLLSFTGTILGLCIISALVYYGIGWTKDVFGEAATPIVTVALLIAYVALVKVSASYSKEGAIEIDAELTEVPDPGPTIKSGLHYLLPIVVLVWCLTVERFSPGLSAFWATVFMIFILITQRPLLALMSKQGSLAEQTKEGFIDLLESLVSGARNMIGIGVATAAAGTVVGVVTLTGIGLVMTDFVEFISGGNIFLMLLFTAVISLILGMGLPTTANYIVVSTLMAPVIVTLGAQSGLIIPLIAVHLFVFYFGILADDTPPVGLAAFAAAAIAKSDPIRTGIQGFTYDIRTAILPFMFIFNTQLLLMGIDSWWHLALTIMSSVIAMLIFSAATQGWWFTKNKWWETILLLVLTFTFFRPGFWWDEIYPAKILHPGTNVAQIAEGLKVGEEIELLVAGENLEGDYTSKTVRLPFDDGAVSGEERISSMGLMLNLDSGRMLVDMVEFGSPAESAGIDFDWEIRTVIVDSDRPMKEWVFVPALIILLIMAMNQRKRARKEQLSV comes from the coding sequence ATGTCGCAGACAAACTCTTCGTCTCAAGATGTGCAAGATATGGTAGCTCAAGCCGATACTGGTGCTCGTAATCCTAAAGGGATTCCAGGTCGCATCTTATGGTTTGTGCCGCTGTGCTGGTCACTCTTCCAACTTTGGTACGCCTCTCCTTTACCATTTATTTTTAATTTTGGCGTTCTTAACGATACCGAAGCGCGTTCCATCCATTTAATGTTTGCCGTGTTTCTAGCATTTACCGCCTACCCTGCTCTCAAACACTCACCACGGGATCATATACCTCTCGTTGACTGGATACTTGCGTTATTAGGTAGCTTTTCTGCCGCCTATATTTTCCTGTTCTACACCGAATTGGCGGAACGTTCAGGTGCGCCAACGACTCTTGATATTGTTGTTGCCGTAACGGGTATGGTGTTACTTCTAGAGGCAACTCGACGGGCGTTGGGTCCACCGCTAATGGTTGTTGCTGCGGTCTTCCTGCTTTATACATTTGGTGGTCCTCATATGCCGGATGTCATCGCGCATAAAGGTGCCAGCCTAAATAAAGCAATGTCGCATTTGTGGTTAACCACCGAAGGTGTATTCGGTGTCGCACTTGGTGTTTCTACCTCTTTCGTTTTCCTATTTGTTTTGTTTGGTGCAATGCTGGAAAGAGCTGGTGCTGGCGCTTACTTCATTAAGGTCGCTTTCTCGTTGCTCGGGCATATGCGCGGCGGTCCAGCGAAAGCGGCTGTGGTTGCATCCGGTTTATCTGGATTGGTCTCTGGCTCTTCGATTGCAAACGTGGTCACCACAGGTACGTTCACCATTCCATTGATGAAGCGCGTTGGTTTCCCCGGTACAAAAGCTGGCGCGGTTGAGGTTGCAGCTTCAACAAACGGTCAGTTAACGCCACCTATCATGGGGGCGGCGGCATTTTTAATGGTGGAGTACGTGGGTATCTCTTACGTAGAAGTCATCAAGGCCGCACTGTTACCTGCATTAATTTCTTACATCGCGCTTATCTACATTGTTCACCTTGAAGCGTGCAAGGCAGGGATGACTGGTCTACCTCGTCGCCATAACCCTACCTTGATTCAAGGCTTGCTTTCCTTTACAGGTACCATTTTGGGGCTGTGTATTATTAGTGCACTGGTTTACTACGGAATTGGCTGGACCAAAGATGTATTTGGTGAGGCTGCCACACCAATCGTGACCGTGGCCTTACTGATAGCCTACGTTGCATTGGTAAAAGTGTCGGCCAGTTACTCCAAAGAAGGCGCGATTGAAATCGATGCTGAACTGACAGAAGTTCCTGATCCGGGTCCAACGATCAAATCAGGCTTACATTACCTTCTTCCTATCGTGGTGCTGGTTTGGTGTTTGACTGTTGAACGATTCTCTCCGGGATTGTCTGCCTTTTGGGCAACGGTATTCATGATCTTTATCCTGATCACCCAACGCCCGTTGTTAGCCCTGATGTCAAAACAGGGTTCACTTGCAGAGCAGACCAAAGAAGGATTCATTGATCTACTCGAAAGTCTGGTGTCTGGTGCTCGAAACATGATTGGTATCGGTGTCGCTACCGCAGCAGCGGGTACTGTCGTGGGCGTCGTGACATTAACAGGCATTGGCCTAGTCATGACCGATTTCGTCGAGTTTATTTCGGGCGGGAACATCTTCCTGATGCTTCTGTTTACTGCAGTAATCAGTTTGATACTGGGAATGGGCCTACCAACAACGGCGAACTACATTGTTGTCTCTACGCTGATGGCACCGGTTATTGTCACGTTAGGGGCTCAAAGTGGATTGATCATTCCACTGATCGCGGTTCACCTATTTGTGTTCTACTTCGGTATTCTGGCTGACGACACGCCACCCGTTGGTTTGGCAGCGTTTGCAGCCGCAGCTATCGCTAAGTCTGACCCAATTCGAACCGGTATTCAGGGCTTTACTTACGATATTCGTACCGCCATTTTGCCGTTTATGTTTATCTTTAACACGCAACTGCTGTTGATGGGCATAGATTCTTGGTGGCATCTCGCGCTAACCATTATGTCATCGGTCATCGCGATGTTGATATTCTCAGCCGCGACTCAAGGATGGTGGTTTACTAAGAACAAGTGGTGGGAAACCATTCTCCTACTAGTTCTCACCTTTACTTTCTTCCGTCCAGGGTTCTGGTGGGATGAGATTTACCCTGCGAAGATTTTGCATCCAGGTACCAATGTTGCTCAAATCGCTGAAGGGTTAAAGGTTGGTGAAGAGATTGAGTTGCTTGTCGCAGGTGAAAACCTTGAAGGGGACTACACTTCTAAAACGGTTCGTCTACCGTTCGATGATGGCGCGGTATCAGGAGAAGAACGTATTTCTTCTATGGGGTTAATGCTCAACCTTGATAGTGGTCGTATGCTGGTTGATATGGTCGAGTTTGGTAGCCCTGCTGAATCTGCGGGCATCGACTTTGATTGGGAAATCCGAACAGTCATCGTCGACTCCGATAGACCAATGAAAGAGTGGGTGTTTGTGCCTGCATTAATCATCTTATTGATTATGGCGATGAACCAAAGAAAACGCGCTCGCAAAGAGCAGTTGAGCGTATAA
- a CDS encoding universal stress protein, producing MYKQILVPVDLNDQGFSDKAVEAAVWYATHSNAQLHLLNVLPGMHMSMVASYFPKDAAIKMKQDVEEQLKKFALDNIPDNVLYSVNVSEGQPASTILEYADKVGADLIVMPSHKRSRLDKALLGSVTNKVVQKSHINVLVIKPHGA from the coding sequence ATGTATAAGCAAATCCTTGTCCCCGTAGACCTGAACGACCAAGGTTTTTCAGACAAAGCCGTAGAAGCAGCAGTCTGGTATGCAACACATTCCAATGCTCAACTGCACCTTCTGAACGTTTTACCCGGCATGCATATGTCGATGGTCGCCAGCTACTTCCCAAAAGATGCCGCGATTAAAATGAAACAAGACGTTGAGGAGCAACTCAAAAAATTTGCTCTCGACAATATTCCAGACAACGTGCTTTATAGTGTCAATGTCTCTGAGGGTCAGCCCGCTTCAACCATACTGGAATACGCAGATAAGGTTGGCGCTGATCTGATTGTGATGCCGAGCCACAAGCGCTCTAGGTTAGATAAAGCGTTACTCGGCTCTGTCACCAATAAAGTCGTTCAAAAGTCGCACATCAATGTATTGGTCATCAAGCCTCATGGCGCTTAG
- a CDS encoding ornithine carbamoyltransferase produces the protein MAFNLRNRNFLKLLDFTPKEIQFLLDLSADLKKAKYAGTEQKKLVGKNIALIFEKSSTRTRCAFEVAAFDQGAQVSYIGPSGSQIGHKESMKDTARVLGRMYDGIEYRGFGQEIVEELGEYAGVPVWNGLTNEFHPTQILADFLTMLEHGRGKLLHQIKFAYLGDARNNMGNSLMVGAAKMGMDIRLVAPKAYWPEEELVAECREIAKQTGAKITLTENVEEGVKECDFLYTDVWVSMGEAPEAWDERVAMMTPYQVNMDVIEKTGNPQVKFMHCLPAFHNDETTVGKEVAEKYGMKGLEVTEDVFESEYSIVFDEAENRMHTIKAVMVATLGS, from the coding sequence ATGGCTTTCAACTTACGTAACCGCAATTTTCTTAAGCTACTCGATTTCACCCCTAAAGAGATCCAATTCCTACTTGACCTCTCTGCCGATCTAAAAAAAGCAAAATACGCAGGGACAGAGCAGAAAAAGCTCGTAGGCAAAAATATCGCTCTTATCTTTGAAAAGTCATCCACTCGTACTCGCTGTGCGTTTGAAGTTGCCGCGTTTGATCAGGGCGCTCAGGTTTCCTATATCGGTCCATCTGGTTCTCAGATTGGCCACAAAGAATCAATGAAAGATACTGCCCGCGTTTTGGGCAGAATGTACGATGGCATTGAGTACCGTGGTTTTGGTCAAGAGATAGTTGAAGAACTCGGTGAATATGCTGGCGTTCCCGTATGGAATGGCTTAACCAACGAATTTCACCCAACCCAGATTCTGGCGGATTTTCTCACCATGCTAGAACATGGTCGTGGCAAACTGCTGCACCAAATCAAGTTTGCTTACCTTGGCGACGCTCGTAATAACATGGGTAACTCACTAATGGTAGGCGCGGCTAAAATGGGAATGGACATTCGCCTTGTTGCCCCAAAAGCGTACTGGCCTGAAGAAGAGTTAGTCGCAGAGTGTCGTGAAATAGCAAAGCAAACTGGCGCTAAAATCACCCTCACTGAGAACGTGGAAGAAGGCGTTAAAGAGTGTGACTTCCTTTACACCGATGTATGGGTATCAATGGGCGAAGCGCCTGAAGCGTGGGATGAACGTGTTGCGATGATGACGCCTTACCAAGTCAACATGGATGTGATTGAAAAAACAGGCAACCCTCAGGTTAAATTTATGCACTGTCTTCCTGCTTTCCATAACGATGAGACCACCGTAGGTAAAGAAGTGGCAGAGAAATACGGCATGAAAGGGTTGGAAGTCACCGAAGATGTGTTTGAGTCAGAATACTCGATTGTGTTTGATGAGGCCGAGAATCGCATGCATACCATCAAAGCCGTGATGGTAGCCACACTCGGTTCTTAA
- the argR gene encoding transcriptional regulator ArgR, with amino-acid sequence MRHSEKQDNLVRAFKALLKEERFGSQGDIVDALKNEGFENINQSKVSRMLTKFGAVRTRNAKMEMVYCLPAELGVPTVSSSLRELVLDIDRNKALVVIHTGPGAAQLIARLLDSLGKSEGILGVVAGDDTIFITPTLSVTTEQLFNSVCELFEYTG; translated from the coding sequence ATGCGCCATTCAGAAAAACAAGACAACCTCGTTCGTGCCTTTAAAGCTCTATTGAAAGAAGAACGATTCGGTTCTCAGGGTGATATCGTTGACGCACTGAAAAATGAAGGCTTTGAAAATATCAACCAGTCTAAAGTTTCACGCATGTTGACGAAGTTTGGGGCTGTTCGTACCCGAAATGCGAAGATGGAAATGGTTTACTGTTTACCTGCAGAATTAGGTGTCCCAACAGTATCAAGCTCACTACGCGAACTGGTTTTAGATATCGATCGCAACAAAGCACTTGTTGTTATCCATACTGGTCCGGGTGCGGCTCAACTGATCGCTCGCCTGCTAGACTCTCTGGGTAAATCAGAAGGCATCTTAGGTGTCGTTGCTGGTGACGATACGATATTCATTACACCAACCCTATCTGTAACTACAGAGCAATTATTTAACTCTGTGTGCGAACTCTTTGAATATACTGGATAG
- a CDS encoding glycosyl hydrolase 2 galactose-binding domain-containing protein codes for MQLSLAGLWQISPLTDLSVPQSDLMFPAPLSDKLPSYLTEEMIAQQEWHLMHDIEVDEAMLAYPAVDLILGGVDYHAEVRLNGVAVFDCDGTQAEYKKDIRPYMQLGRNRFEILFLEEEESLIFEDDLLDVCQLGDQSYQPFDKRVGIWKVPYLQFIRHMRLEHVATEQIWHHGGGCEFLVDLYYKTFAPGLVSAAVKFNGMTYHFPIDVRNDHVSALFQVEAPIYIDTNKPNPADLYPLEVNLDGQTQRFNVGLSKDSCVIHFPI; via the coding sequence ATGCAGCTTTCCCTCGCCGGTCTTTGGCAAATCTCCCCTCTAACCGATCTTTCAGTCCCACAAAGCGACTTGATGTTCCCTGCGCCTTTAAGTGACAAACTGCCCTCGTACCTCACGGAAGAAATGATTGCTCAGCAAGAGTGGCACTTAATGCATGATATAGAAGTGGATGAAGCCATGTTGGCTTACCCAGCTGTGGATTTGATATTAGGTGGCGTGGATTATCACGCAGAAGTGCGCCTGAATGGTGTCGCGGTGTTTGACTGTGATGGGACTCAAGCAGAGTACAAGAAAGACATTCGTCCCTACATGCAGTTGGGAAGAAATCGGTTTGAAATACTTTTCCTCGAAGAAGAAGAGTCGCTAATCTTTGAGGATGACCTTCTTGATGTCTGCCAACTTGGCGATCAATCTTATCAGCCATTTGATAAAAGGGTAGGGATCTGGAAAGTGCCTTACCTCCAGTTTATTCGCCATATGCGATTAGAGCATGTGGCAACCGAACAGATTTGGCATCACGGGGGCGGGTGTGAATTCCTCGTTGATTTGTACTACAAAACCTTTGCACCGGGATTGGTATCCGCTGCTGTTAAGTTTAATGGTATGACTTACCACTTTCCTATCGACGTGCGAAATGATCATGTGAGTGCATTGTTTCAAGTCGAAGCGCCGATTTATATTGATACAAACAAGCCAAATCCAGCAGACTTATATCCGCTGGAAGTGAATTTAGATGGTCAGACTCAACGTTTTAATGTCGGGCTCAGCAAAGACAGCTGCGTGATACATTTTCCTATTTAA
- the pyrI gene encoding aspartate carbamoyltransferase regulatory subunit — protein sequence MTKETQLQVEAIKNGTVIDHIPAKIGIKVLKLFSMHKSEQRVTVGLNLPSSALGHKDLLKIENVFISEEQANKLALYAPHATVNQIENYEVVKKLALELPEQINNVFECPNTNCISHNEPVESSFKIFEKKEDIRLKCKYCEKVFSREIVTER from the coding sequence ATGACTAAAGAAACTCAATTGCAGGTAGAAGCAATTAAAAACGGTACAGTAATCGACCACATTCCAGCAAAAATTGGTATTAAGGTGCTCAAGCTGTTCTCAATGCACAAATCTGAGCAACGTGTCACGGTTGGCCTTAACCTTCCATCATCAGCATTGGGTCACAAAGACCTACTCAAAATCGAGAATGTGTTCATCAGTGAAGAGCAAGCGAACAAACTGGCCTTGTACGCGCCTCATGCAACTGTTAACCAGATTGAAAATTACGAAGTGGTGAAGAAGCTGGCTTTAGAACTGCCAGAGCAAATCAACAACGTTTTTGAATGTCCAAATACCAACTGTATCTCGCACAACGAGCCAGTGGAAAGCAGCTTTAAGATTTTCGAAAAGAAAGAAGATATTCGCTTAAAGTGCAAATATTGCGAAAAAGTTTTCTCCCGTGAAATCGTCACGGAACGATAG
- a CDS encoding DUF2061 domain-containing protein, with the protein MKKTITFAALHFTIAFSVAYLLTGDILIGSLIAMIEPMVNTVAFYFHERIWQSHHRLKTMTRSTGIKTTSFAVVHFSVAFTVAYLLTGSWVVGGILAAIEPSINTMAYYFHEKVWQRKQLEHSMLIGCAHG; encoded by the coding sequence ATGAAAAAAACCATCACTTTTGCAGCATTGCACTTCACCATTGCATTCAGTGTGGCATACCTTCTGACTGGCGATATCCTCATCGGGAGTTTAATCGCCATGATTGAACCTATGGTCAACACCGTGGCGTTTTACTTCCACGAACGTATTTGGCAAAGCCACCACCGTTTAAAAACGATGACACGATCGACAGGTATTAAAACAACCAGTTTTGCCGTTGTGCATTTTAGCGTTGCCTTTACAGTAGCGTATCTATTGACAGGAAGTTGGGTTGTAGGTGGGATTTTGGCAGCGATTGAACCAAGTATTAATACCATGGCTTACTACTTTCACGAGAAAGTTTGGCAACGAAAGCAGCTTGAGCACAGCATGCTAATTGGCTGTGCTCATGGATAG
- the mdh gene encoding malate dehydrogenase produces the protein MKVAVIGAAGGIGQALALLLKNRLPAGSDLALYDIAPVTPGVAADLSHIPTPVSIKGYAGEDPTPALEGADVVLISAGVARKPGMDRADLFNVNAGIVKSLAEKIAVVCPKALVGIITNPVNTTVPIAAEVLKKAGVYDKRRLFGVTTLDVIRSETFIADLKDKDPGEVRVPVIGGHSGVTILPLLSQVEGVEFTAEEVEALTKRIQNAGTEVVEAKAGGGSATLSMGQAACRFGLSLVKALQGEEVVEYAYVEGSGEHAPFFAQPVKLGKEGVEEVLSYGPLSDYEKSALDGMLETLNGDIQIGVDFAK, from the coding sequence ATGAAAGTAGCCGTTATTGGTGCCGCTGGTGGCATCGGTCAAGCCCTAGCTCTATTGCTGAAAAATCGCCTTCCTGCTGGTTCAGATCTGGCACTGTACGATATCGCGCCAGTAACTCCGGGTGTTGCTGCTGATCTAAGCCACATCCCAACGCCTGTTTCTATCAAAGGCTACGCTGGTGAAGATCCAACACCTGCTCTTGAAGGTGCAGACGTGGTTCTTATCTCTGCTGGTGTTGCGCGCAAACCTGGTATGGATCGCGCTGACCTGTTCAATGTGAACGCTGGCATTGTAAAATCTCTAGCTGAAAAAATTGCAGTTGTTTGTCCAAAAGCTCTTGTGGGTATCATCACAAACCCAGTAAACACAACTGTGCCAATCGCTGCTGAAGTTCTTAAGAAAGCAGGCGTATACGACAAGCGTCGTCTATTTGGTGTGACTACTCTTGACGTGATCCGTTCAGAGACATTCATCGCTGATCTTAAAGATAAAGATCCAGGTGAAGTTCGTGTACCAGTTATCGGCGGCCACTCTGGCGTAACAATTCTTCCTCTTCTTTCTCAAGTAGAAGGTGTTGAATTCACAGCTGAAGAAGTAGAAGCACTAACTAAGCGTATTCAAAACGCAGGTACTGAAGTAGTTGAAGCGAAAGCGGGTGGCGGTAGCGCGACGCTTTCTATGGGTCAGGCTGCATGTCGCTTTGGTCTTTCTCTGGTTAAAGCACTTCAGGGTGAAGAAGTGGTTGAGTACGCTTACGTTGAAGGTAGCGGTGAGCACGCACCATTCTTTGCACAGCCAGTTAAGCTAGGTAAAGAAGGCGTTGAAGAAGTACTAAGCTACGGTCCTCTAAGCGATTACGAGAAATCAGCGCTAGACGGCATGCTAGAGACGCTAAACGGCGACATCCAAATTGGTGTAGACTTCGCTAAATAA